A genomic region of Bactrocera dorsalis isolate Fly_Bdor chromosome 3, ASM2337382v1, whole genome shotgun sequence contains the following coding sequences:
- the LOC125777266 gene encoding uncharacterized protein LOC125777266 — MPNNSKANVPNMADEEQSPLSSLIQTRSTILRNLHSTKQRIACEEVDCDTHVLECRLQIVESYFQQICDVQNNIEALSPSDQSRAEIEETYISTKSKILSLINPRNRVSELNTSIFNATTFGNTSSYHNRLPSLKLAKFDGKYAEFKRFFRTFCNMVHDDPTMPKVDKFNYLLNCLSGPALSVIEPFQVTEDNYPKAIQRLKERYDNNVLIFQDHITSLFNTPVMKRSDAASLRNIIDTVAALRGSLLSLGSESDIMNSMLIHIVLTKIDSDSKSAYNQKQEFDHLPSWDDCYKWLNRHCQYLETCANGENSKVTQRDCKLHGKKNANSFVNAMSACIHCNNIEHSLNNCPSFLQLSAKMRFDWVKQAGACINCLRKGHTVFKCPSKSRCRVCHQSHHSHLHFATVGTTNYPFAQTLELQGKDNTSVSFTSPNPAHQLPTNPSVSLIACTRKRAILPTALIYIQDKFGVMQPARALLDSCSELNFITEETAKRLQLKRFFSYQEISGISDIRSNSKYAVNAKIKSRTGDFTCLSEFVITKHITTQIPSSFINTSKWNIPENLQLADPYFYKPQRIDLLLNAEVFFESLQDCRGQF; from the coding sequence ATGCCTAACAACAGTAAAGCCAATGTGCCTAACATGGCTGATGAGGAACAATCGCCTTTGTCCTCGCTGATTCAAACGCGTTCAACGATTCTTCGCAACCTGCATAGTACAAAGCAACGAATTGCTTGTGAAGAAGTCGACTGCGATACGCATGTTCTCGAATGTCGACTACAAATTGTTGAGTCCTactttcaacaaatttgtgacgtCCAGAACAACATTGAAGCTCTTTCTCCGTCAGACCAATCGAGAGCAGAAATTGAAGAAAcatatatttcaacaaaatcCAAAATTCTTTCGTTAATCAACCCCAGAAACCGCGTTTCTGAGTTGAACACTAGCATTTTCAACGCAACAACTTTTGGAAATACTAGCAGTTACCATAATCGATTGCCTTCACTTAAATTGGCTAAATTTGACGGCAAATATGCAGAATTTAAACGTTTTTTCCGCACTTTTTGTAATATGGTGCATGATGATCCAACAATGCCAAAGGTGGacaaatttaattatcttttaaACTGTCTTTCAGGACCAGCTCTTAGCGTCATCGAACCCTTTCAGGTAACCGAAGATAATTACCCGAAGGCTATACAGCGGCTCAAGGAAAGATACGACAACAACGTATTGATTTTTCAAGATCATATTACATCGCTTTTCAACACTCCGGTTATGAAAAGATCTGACGCAGCAAGCCTACGTAATATTATCGACACTGTTGCAGCGCTTCGAGGTTCGTTACTCTCGTTGGGCTCAGAAAGTGACATAATGAATTCAATGCTAATTCATATCGTTTTAACCAAAATTGATTCCGATTCAAAATCAGCATACAATCAGAAGCAAGAGTTTGACCACTTGCCATCGTGGGACGATTGCTACAAGTGGCTGAATCGACACTGTCAGTATTTAGAAACCTGTGCAAACGGTGAAAACTCAAAGGTAACACAGCGAGATTGTAAGCTACACGGtaagaaaaatgcaaattcatTCGTTAATGCGATGTCGGCATGTATACATTGCAATAATATAGAGCATAGCCTAAACAATTGTCCTTCATTTCTACAGTTGTCAGCTAAGATGCGTTTTGATTGGGTGAAGCAAGCAGGAGCTTGCATCAATTGCTTACGAAAAGGACACACCGTATTTAAATGCCCATCAAAATCTCGTTGCCGCGTATGTCATCAATCGCACCATTCTCATCTTCATTTCGCCACCGTTGGAACTACAAATTATCCATTTGCACAAACATTAGAACTTCAAGGGAAAGACAATACATCTGTGTCATTTACTTCGCCGAATCCAGCGCATCAGTTACCAACTAATCCATCGGTTTCACTCATCGCATGCACACGTAAAAGAGCGATATTACCGACAGCTTTAATTTACATACAGGATAAATTTGGAGTGATGCAGCCAGCTCGCGCGTTATTGGATTCCTGTTCCGAATTGAATTTCATCACCGAAGAAACAGCGAAGCGTTTGCAGCTCAAAAGGTTTTTCTCATATCAGGAAATCTCAGGTATTTCAGATATTCGTTCTAATTCAAAGTATGCAGTAAATGCGAAAATCAAATCTCGTACTGGAGATTTTACTTGTCTGTCGGAATTCGTTATAACTAAACATATCACAACACAAATTCCTAgtagttttataaatacttCTAAATGGAATATTCCTGAAAATCTTCAGCTTGCGGATCCATACTTCTACAAACCGCAACGTATAGATTTATTGCTCAATGCAGAAGTATTTTTTGAGAGCCTTCAAGATTGTAGGGGGcaattttga